The nucleotide sequence CCTTTTGGACAAAACTTTGATACTACTTTTGTGTATGGTCCAATTTTTGGAAGTACATATTATGTAGGATTAAGATTTAAAATTGAATAAAATGAAAAAAATAATAGTATTGTTAATAGCACTATGTTTAAGTGTAGTAACATTTGCTCAAAATAAAAATGAAAAAGCGTCAATTGAAGTAGATGGTGTGTGTTTAATGTGCAAACTGCGTATTGAGAAAGCTGCTATAAAAACCAAAGGAGTTAAATCTGCTGTTTGGAATATAAAATCTCACGAGTTAAAACTTATTTACGATCAACGTAAAACTAATTTAAAGTCAATTCAACAAAATATTGCAGCTGTTGGGCATGATACTAAAGCAATAAAAGCAACTGAAGAAGCTTATAATAGTGTAGATCCTTGTTGCAAATATCGTGATGAAAAAGTCGTGAATGATCATAAAAACTAATTGAAAAAGCCAGAAATTAATT is from Flavobacteriaceae bacterium and encodes:
- a CDS encoding ATPase, with translation MKKIIVLLIALCLSVVTFAQNKNEKASIEVDGVCLMCKLRIEKAAIKTKGVKSAVWNIKSHELKLIYDQRKTNLKSIQQNIAAVGHDTKAIKATEEAYNSVDPCCKYRDEKVVNDHKN